A genome region from Arachis duranensis cultivar V14167 chromosome 8, aradu.V14167.gnm2.J7QH, whole genome shotgun sequence includes the following:
- the LOC107462753 gene encoding MLP-like protein 34, which produces MALSGKLSIEIVIHAPAGKFFNLVSKSIHDVQNICERVHHTKLHQGEDWHSIGDSVKHWTYVIDGKVTTCKETIESIDENNKTIKFNLFNGEISQQYKVLKLSIQEIDNSNGSVSAKWTLEYEKINDNVEAPYGYMELFDKCTKEMDAHLLKA; this is translated from the exons ATGGCACTGAGTGGTAAGCTTAGTATtgaaattgtgatccatgcaCCTGCTGGAAAGTTCTTTAACCTTGTATCAAAATCTATCCACGATGTTCAAAACATTTGTGAAAGAGTGCATCACACCAAGCTGCATCAGGGTGAGGACTGGCACAGCATTGGCGATTCGGTTAAACACTGGACTTATGTTATAG ATGGTAAAGTAACGACATGCAAGGAGACAATTGAATCCATTGATGAGAATAACAAGACAATCAAGTTTAATCTCTTTAACGGAGAAATAAGTCAACAGTATAAAGTCTTGAAGCTCAGCATTCAAGAGATTGATAACAGCAATGGAAGTGTTTCAGCTAAATGGACACTTGAATATGAGAAAATTAATGATAACGTCGAAGCTCCTTATGGTTACATGGAACTGTTTGACAAATGTACTAAAGAGATGGATGCTCATCTTCTCAAGGcataa